A part of Paenibacillus sp. IHBB 10380 genomic DNA contains:
- a CDS encoding isochorismatase family protein, producing the protein MAIPTIIPYPMPTESDLPNHKVTWKPDPKRAVLLIHDMQQYFLDAFTYGQSPVVELLANIQLLRSQCHELGIPVIYTAQPGGQTPTERGLLQDFWGAGINDGPIQKKIVEELTPDEHDIVLTKWRYSGFQKTNLREILHEQGRDQLFVSGIYAHIGCLLTACDAFMMDVQPFFVADAVADFSLEHHKMALTYASERCAVTLTTQRLLTELRNAQGTKGEMGDRADFPSMTLESVREQVAELLHESPSDIADNDDLIISRGLDSIRIMSLVERWRRSGVEVTFAELAERPTLAEWWRLLIARSQQVLPNIDYFAL; encoded by the coding sequence ATGGCTATTCCAACGATTATACCGTATCCGATGCCAACCGAATCAGACTTACCAAATCATAAGGTCACGTGGAAACCTGATCCGAAGCGTGCTGTCCTTCTTATTCATGATATGCAGCAATATTTCCTAGACGCGTTCACTTACGGACAATCGCCAGTGGTTGAGCTTCTAGCGAACATTCAGCTCCTAAGAAGTCAATGTCATGAGTTAGGTATTCCTGTGATCTACACGGCACAACCAGGTGGACAGACCCCAACAGAACGAGGCCTGCTGCAAGATTTCTGGGGAGCGGGAATCAACGATGGTCCCATTCAGAAGAAAATCGTGGAGGAGCTTACGCCAGATGAGCATGACATCGTCCTTACCAAGTGGAGATATAGTGGATTCCAGAAGACAAATCTTAGGGAAATTCTACACGAACAAGGTCGTGATCAGCTTTTCGTAAGTGGAATTTATGCACATATCGGATGTCTTCTGACGGCGTGCGATGCATTTATGATGGATGTGCAACCGTTCTTCGTTGCAGATGCAGTGGCGGATTTCTCATTGGAACATCATAAGATGGCTCTGACCTATGCATCTGAGCGGTGTGCAGTCACGCTCACAACGCAGCGTCTGCTCACTGAGCTGAGAAATGCGCAAGGTACAAAGGGGGAGATGGGAGATCGGGCTGACTTTCCATCTATGACGCTAGAATCTGTACGTGAACAGGTAGCTGAGCTACTTCATGAATCACCGTCAGATATCGCCGATAACGATGACTTGATTATTAGCAGGGGGCTAGATTCCATTCGGATTATGAGCCTAGTTGAACGGTGGCGCCGTAGCGGTGTTGAGGTCACCTTTGCGGAGTTGGCTGAACGCCCGACGCTGGCTGAATGGTGGAGACTGTTGATCGCACGCTCACAGCAGGTGTTGCCGAATATAGATTATTTTGCATTATAA
- a CDS encoding (2,3-dihydroxybenzoyl)adenylate synthase, which translates to MLLGCATWPEEFADRYRQAGCWRGETFGEMLRERATRLGDRTAISSGENCWSYRELDTRADQLAAGFRSIGIRPMDRVIVQLPNITEFFEVVFALFRLGALPVFALPLHRSSEITYFCEFTEAVAYIIPDHYLGFDYRELARQVQNKASTVQHIIVVGDSKEFVALADLHTEPMNQLDVSSSDVAFLQLSGGSTGLPKLIPRTHDDYMYSLRVSADICHLNSDSVYLAALPIAHNYPLSSPGVLGTLYAGGRVVLAPRPSPDDAFPLIAQERVTITALVPPLALAWLEAASSRHYDLSSLQVLQVGGAKFSAEVARRVKSTLGCTLQQVFGMAEGLVNYTRLNDSEEIIVNTQGRPMSPYDEIRIVDEEDHEVEQGHVGHLLTRGPYTIRGYYKADEHNAKAFTSDGFYRTGDLARMTSSGYLIVEGRDKDQINRGGDKVAAEEVENHILAHTAVHDVAVVSMPDEFLGERTCAFVIAHEYEHPPTIAELKMFLRERGVAVYKIPDRVEFIASFPKTGVGKVNKKALREVIAQKITTKVEMRD; encoded by the coding sequence ATGTTGCTTGGATGTGCCACGTGGCCTGAAGAGTTTGCAGATCGGTACCGCCAGGCTGGCTGCTGGAGAGGAGAAACTTTCGGAGAAATGTTGCGAGAACGTGCGACTAGACTTGGGGATCGTACGGCGATTAGTAGTGGTGAGAATTGCTGGAGCTATAGAGAGCTTGATACAAGAGCAGATCAGCTAGCTGCTGGGTTCCGATCGATTGGAATCAGGCCAATGGATCGTGTGATCGTTCAACTGCCTAATATTACGGAGTTTTTCGAAGTTGTCTTCGCATTGTTTCGACTGGGGGCCCTACCCGTCTTTGCTCTGCCATTACATCGAAGTAGTGAGATCACATATTTCTGTGAATTTACTGAAGCAGTTGCTTACATTATTCCTGACCATTACCTGGGATTTGACTATCGGGAACTAGCAAGACAGGTACAGAATAAGGCTTCGACCGTGCAGCATATCATCGTTGTAGGCGATTCGAAGGAGTTCGTGGCATTGGCTGATCTACATACAGAACCTATGAATCAGCTGGATGTCAGTTCTAGTGATGTTGCGTTTCTTCAATTATCTGGGGGAAGTACAGGGTTACCTAAGTTAATCCCTCGTACTCACGACGATTACATGTATAGCCTGCGAGTCAGTGCCGATATTTGCCATCTTAATTCGGATAGTGTGTATCTCGCAGCCCTTCCCATTGCGCACAATTATCCGCTCAGTTCACCGGGTGTACTTGGTACGTTGTATGCAGGTGGCAGAGTTGTTCTTGCACCTAGACCAAGCCCAGACGATGCGTTTCCACTTATCGCTCAGGAACGCGTCACGATAACAGCGTTAGTTCCACCCCTTGCTTTAGCATGGCTTGAGGCAGCATCATCGCGTCATTACGATTTATCCAGTCTACAGGTACTACAAGTCGGTGGAGCTAAGTTCAGTGCAGAAGTTGCGCGTCGGGTAAAGTCAACGCTGGGTTGTACTTTGCAACAGGTCTTTGGGATGGCTGAAGGACTGGTTAACTATACTCGATTGAATGACTCGGAGGAAATTATTGTCAACACCCAGGGAAGACCGATGTCACCATACGATGAGATACGCATCGTAGATGAGGAGGATCACGAAGTCGAACAGGGCCATGTAGGACATTTATTGACTCGTGGACCGTACACAATCCGTGGTTACTACAAGGCCGATGAGCATAATGCCAAGGCGTTTACTTCAGATGGATTTTACCGTACGGGGGACCTAGCGAGGATGACTTCGTCCGGCTACTTGATTGTGGAGGGACGTGATAAGGACCAGATCAATCGTGGTGGAGACAAAGTTGCAGCCGAAGAGGTAGAGAATCACATCCTTGCTCATACCGCGGTGCATGATGTAGCGGTGGTTTCTATGCCCGATGAGTTCCTTGGTGAACGAACCTGCGCTTTTGTAATAGCTCATGAATATGAGCACCCTCCTACGATAGCTGAGCTCAAAATGTTCCTGAGGGAACGTGGTGTGGCAGTTTACAAAATCCCGGATCGGGTGGAGTTCATTGCATCATTCCCAAAGACTGGAGTAGGAAAGGTAAATAAAAAAGCGCTACGTGAGGTCATTGCGCAGAAGATTACAACAAAAGTTGAAATGAGGGATTAA
- the dhbC gene encoding isochorismate synthase DhbC, translated as MIKHDVIPVTIATQLLDNYQSGSSFFLSSPQRTLLAQGTFLEMPTYEGTEELSSLPERVTAFLNHVKQSQHNVSVVVGAVPFDHRKPAHLIVPTTIQWGDGLHFEPTNQKEQSLTSKYEISAIPEAAEYVRGVEQGLNHLESSGLRKVVLSRTLQLTSSTMIDTHQLLVNLARNNTRGYTFAVDLPIREAEEWPLGVTPPSSPRRTLIGASPELLVSRSGLQVLANPLAGSTARSEDPEEDQQRAAALLSSAKDLYEHALVVDAVAAALRPYCNTLDVPSVPSLVQTATMWHLSTEIRGELADPSTSALTLAVALHPTPAVCGSPTEMAREVIREIEPFDRGFYAGMVGWCDSNGDGEWVVTIRCAEVDDHSLRLFAGAGVVLGSSPEGELSETTAKFRTMLIGMGLNDE; from the coding sequence ATGATAAAACATGATGTTATTCCTGTGACAATAGCAACACAACTCCTTGATAACTATCAGTCTGGCTCGTCCTTCTTCTTATCTTCACCACAACGTACTCTGCTTGCGCAGGGGACGTTCTTGGAGATGCCTACCTATGAGGGAACCGAGGAGTTAAGCAGTTTGCCCGAGCGTGTTACAGCGTTTCTAAATCATGTGAAACAGTCCCAACACAACGTATCAGTCGTCGTAGGTGCGGTGCCTTTTGATCATAGGAAACCTGCACACCTGATCGTGCCAACGACCATTCAGTGGGGGGATGGATTACACTTCGAACCAACGAATCAGAAGGAACAATCATTAACGTCTAAGTATGAGATCAGTGCAATTCCAGAGGCAGCGGAGTATGTACGTGGTGTAGAACAAGGATTGAACCATCTGGAAAGTAGTGGCCTTCGCAAAGTTGTTCTGTCGAGAACATTGCAGTTAACCTCGTCTACAATGATCGATACCCATCAGTTACTTGTTAACCTTGCTCGCAACAATACTCGTGGCTACACCTTTGCCGTGGATTTGCCCATCCGAGAAGCGGAGGAGTGGCCATTAGGAGTTACTCCTCCAAGTTCACCGCGACGAACGCTTATAGGAGCTAGTCCTGAATTACTCGTCTCAAGATCGGGACTGCAAGTGTTGGCTAATCCATTGGCAGGGTCGACGGCACGAAGTGAGGATCCTGAGGAGGATCAGCAAAGAGCCGCGGCATTGCTCTCATCTGCCAAGGATCTGTATGAGCATGCATTGGTCGTCGATGCCGTTGCTGCTGCACTTCGTCCGTATTGCAACACATTGGATGTTCCATCCGTACCCTCGTTGGTACAAACAGCTACCATGTGGCATCTCTCAACTGAGATCCGTGGTGAACTTGCTGATCCCTCAACATCTGCGCTTACGTTGGCGGTCGCACTGCACCCGACACCCGCTGTCTGCGGATCTCCGACTGAAATGGCAAGGGAGGTAATCCGAGAGATCGAACCGTTCGATCGAGGGTTCTATGCGGGCATGGTCGGGTGGTGCGATTCGAACGGAGATGGTGAGTGGGTTGTTACGATCCGTTGCGCTGAGGTGGATGACCACTCCCTACGTCTGTTTGCTGGAGCCGGAGTCGTCCTCGGATCAAGCCCAGAGGGAGAACTCTCTGAGACAACGGCTAAGTTCCGTACAATGTTAATCGGCATGGGGCTGAATGACGAGTAG
- a CDS encoding 2,3-dihydro-2,3-dihydroxybenzoate dehydrogenase — MDTMGIRGRTALVTGAAQGIGEAVVRGLVEQGALVAAMDNNAEGLERLVTELRAEGRNVSSFPTDVSDSVAVDEMVNRIEHEIGPIHMLVNVAGLLRTGSIELLTDDDWATTFAVNSTGVFYVSRAVIKRMVPRSSGSIVTVGSNAAGVPRMHMSAYVASKAAATMFTKCLGLENAEHNIRCNVVSPGSTETPMQWSLWPDGNGGQAVIAGSLEAYRLGIPLKKLATPADIADAVLFLLSNQARHITMHDLCVDGGATLGV, encoded by the coding sequence ATGGACACTATGGGAATCAGGGGAAGAACTGCTCTAGTGACAGGTGCCGCTCAAGGAATTGGAGAAGCGGTGGTACGTGGATTGGTTGAACAGGGGGCTCTCGTTGCGGCTATGGATAACAATGCCGAGGGGCTAGAGAGACTTGTGACTGAACTTCGTGCAGAAGGCCGCAATGTGTCGTCCTTCCCAACAGACGTGAGTGACAGCGTTGCTGTTGATGAAATGGTGAATCGGATTGAACATGAAATCGGACCGATTCATATGTTGGTCAACGTGGCAGGGCTACTGCGGACAGGCTCGATAGAATTACTCACTGACGACGACTGGGCTACAACTTTCGCGGTCAATTCTACGGGGGTTTTCTACGTATCTCGTGCAGTAATTAAACGTATGGTACCACGGAGTTCGGGTTCAATCGTAACGGTGGGATCGAATGCCGCAGGGGTTCCACGAATGCATATGTCTGCTTACGTTGCCTCCAAAGCTGCGGCGACAATGTTTACTAAATGCCTGGGGCTTGAGAACGCTGAGCACAACATTCGCTGCAACGTCGTGTCACCCGGATCAACAGAAACTCCCATGCAGTGGTCACTTTGGCCTGATGGGAACGGAGGGCAAGCTGTCATCGCTGGATCACTCGAAGCGTACCGGCTAGGCATACCGCTCAAAAAGCTGGCCACACCTGCGGATATTGCTGATGCTGTTCTCTTTCTACTCTCTAATCAGGCACGACATATTACGATGCATGACCTATGTGTCGATGGCGGTGCTACTTTAGGGGTTTGA
- a CDS encoding alpha/beta hydrolase, whose translation MDHKIIEHAQVIVKDSTGDKVTIPRTEQRIMHDRTGNREYRIYVAMPSGEPPSSGYPVIYLLDANAVFGTMVEAMRVQARRTERTGVVPTIIVGIGYPTEDPFASARHYDFTLPVSVTELPASPDGRAWPEQGGAEDFLTFIQEELKPEIERKYTIDRSRQTLFGHSLGGLFVLHVLFTKPEAFQTYVAGSPSIHWNKRIMLKEERQFTVRLQEEPVNVRILLGMGELEKFHKSRIYENAKELSNRLATLVNQGVCVEFKEFEDEGHVSLLPALISRALRFASRPSLISSEDVKVLHGSKI comes from the coding sequence GTGGATCACAAAATAATCGAACACGCTCAAGTCATCGTCAAGGACAGTACAGGCGATAAGGTCACAATACCTAGAACAGAACAACGCATAATGCACGATCGTACTGGAAACCGAGAATATCGTATCTATGTGGCCATGCCTAGTGGAGAGCCACCCTCCTCGGGCTATCCGGTGATTTATTTACTGGATGCCAATGCGGTATTTGGAACGATGGTGGAAGCGATGCGCGTACAAGCACGTAGGACTGAACGAACGGGCGTAGTTCCGACGATTATCGTAGGCATCGGTTACCCAACAGAAGATCCGTTTGCTTCTGCACGTCATTATGATTTCACACTACCTGTGTCCGTTACTGAGTTACCTGCAAGTCCAGACGGCAGAGCTTGGCCGGAACAAGGGGGGGCAGAAGATTTCTTGACATTCATTCAAGAGGAGCTAAAGCCGGAAATTGAAAGGAAATATACGATTGACCGCAGTAGGCAAACGCTATTTGGTCATTCACTGGGTGGTCTCTTCGTATTACATGTGCTTTTTACGAAGCCGGAGGCATTCCAGACCTATGTTGCAGGTAGTCCATCTATTCATTGGAACAAGCGAATAATGCTTAAAGAGGAGCGACAATTCACGGTTCGTTTGCAAGAGGAGCCTGTCAACGTCAGAATTCTGCTAGGGATGGGGGAATTGGAGAAATTTCATAAAAGTCGGATATACGAGAACGCGAAGGAGCTTTCAAATCGTTTAGCAACTCTCGTTAATCAAGGCGTATGTGTAGAATTTAAAGAGTTTGAGGACGAAGGTCATGTATCGCTTCTACCAGCCTTGATTAGCCGCGCTTTGAGATTTGCATCACGTCCTTCTCTCATTTCTTCTGAAGATGTTAAAGTGCTGCATGGATCGAAAATATAA